In Streptomyces sp. NBC_00704, a genomic segment contains:
- a CDS encoding ABC transporter ATP-binding protein, whose amino-acid sequence MTPSPPGSLLFAEDLRKAYGPTMALDGAGFSIRPGEVVAVMGPSGSGKSTLLHCLAGIVQPDSGTISYDGRDLTTMNDARRSQLRRSEFGFVFQFGQLVPELTCVENVALPLRLNGASRKEAERTALGCMQRLKVDDLRAKRPGEVSGGQGQRVAVARALVTGPRLLFADEPTGALDSANGERVMELLTEAARSADAAVVLVTHETHVAAFADREVVVRDGKSQDMERAV is encoded by the coding sequence ATGACCCCTTCTCCCCCCGGCTCCCTGCTCTTCGCCGAGGACCTGCGCAAGGCCTACGGCCCGACCATGGCGCTCGACGGCGCCGGGTTCTCCATCCGCCCCGGCGAGGTCGTCGCCGTCATGGGGCCCTCCGGATCCGGCAAGTCCACGCTGCTGCACTGCCTCGCCGGAATCGTCCAGCCCGACTCCGGAACGATCTCCTACGACGGGCGTGACCTGACGACGATGAACGACGCCCGGCGCAGCCAACTGCGCCGCTCCGAGTTCGGGTTCGTGTTCCAGTTCGGCCAGTTGGTGCCCGAACTGACGTGCGTGGAGAACGTCGCCCTGCCGCTGCGGCTGAACGGCGCCTCGCGCAAGGAAGCCGAGCGGACCGCGCTCGGCTGCATGCAGCGCCTGAAGGTCGACGACCTCAGGGCCAAGCGTCCCGGCGAGGTCTCCGGCGGCCAGGGGCAGCGGGTCGCCGTGGCCCGCGCGCTGGTCACCGGTCCGCGCCTGCTGTTCGCGGACGAACCCACCGGCGCGCTCGACTCCGCCAACGGCGAGCGGGTGATGGAACTGCTCACCGAGGCGGCCCGCTCGGCGGACGCCGCCGTCGTCCTCGTCACCCATGAGACGCACGTGGCCGCCTTCGCCGACCGCGAGGTCGTCGTCCGCGACGGGAAGTCCCAGGACATGGAGCGCGCCGTATGA
- a CDS encoding glycoside hydrolase family 43 protein translates to MPAVLSRLAATFVAACLLFTAQVVSTPQRAAAADPGYLMTHFIGEGSTGQQMYFSYSADGLNWSDLNGGGMTLRSTVGTRGVRDPALVRSPDGSKYWIIATDLCIGCGQSWSDSTSNGSRNLVVWESTDLVTWSQPWLLNVAGAIPDGRNAWAPEAIWDPATSDYVMYWATNATLDGVLKHRIYYARTSDFHTITTPQIYIDRPGTQGIIDTQIVEVPSGVGDYRYVRASGDGQITLEGSNSILGTWTAIGNLSGIGLTGSQVEGPMWMKFRDRNEWTLYLDQYAAGKGYMPVATTNPSAVGTYRLPTSGTYSMGGTKKRHGSILNLTAAEDARIRARWADTAAKRLQSFNFQDRYVRHTNFDVRIDQNVTNDDARFRPRPGLAGSGTVSFESVNFPGYYLRSDGADFQLVHNDGTTQFADDATFRQVAGLADSTWSSFQSYNHPDRYIRHYAFQLKLETITTATARGDATFRLTS, encoded by the coding sequence ATGCCCGCGGTTCTCTCCCGGCTGGCAGCGACATTCGTCGCCGCCTGCCTGCTCTTCACCGCCCAAGTCGTGAGCACACCCCAGCGGGCCGCCGCCGCGGATCCGGGATACCTGATGACGCACTTCATAGGGGAGGGCTCGACCGGTCAGCAGATGTACTTCTCGTACAGCGCGGACGGCCTGAACTGGTCCGACCTCAACGGCGGTGGGATGACCCTGCGTTCGACCGTGGGCACGCGCGGAGTACGCGACCCCGCACTGGTGCGCTCGCCCGACGGCAGCAAGTACTGGATCATCGCGACCGACCTGTGCATCGGCTGCGGCCAGTCGTGGTCGGACTCCACGTCCAACGGCAGCCGCAACCTCGTGGTGTGGGAGTCGACGGACCTGGTCACCTGGTCGCAGCCGTGGCTGCTCAACGTCGCCGGAGCCATCCCCGACGGGCGCAACGCCTGGGCCCCGGAGGCGATCTGGGACCCGGCCACCAGCGACTACGTCATGTACTGGGCGACCAACGCCACCCTCGACGGTGTGCTGAAGCACCGCATCTACTACGCCCGCACCTCCGACTTCCACACGATCACGACACCGCAGATCTACATCGACCGCCCCGGCACCCAGGGCATCATCGACACCCAGATCGTCGAGGTCCCCTCCGGCGTCGGCGACTACCGCTACGTGCGGGCCTCCGGCGACGGCCAGATCACGCTCGAGGGCAGCAACTCGATCCTCGGGACCTGGACCGCCATCGGCAACCTCTCCGGCATCGGCCTGACCGGCTCCCAGGTCGAAGGCCCGATGTGGATGAAGTTCAGGGACCGCAACGAGTGGACCCTCTACCTCGACCAGTACGCGGCCGGAAAGGGATACATGCCGGTCGCGACGACCAACCCGTCCGCCGTCGGGACCTACCGGCTCCCGACGTCGGGAACCTACTCCATGGGCGGCACCAAGAAGCGCCACGGCTCGATCCTGAACCTGACGGCCGCGGAGGACGCCCGGATCCGGGCCCGCTGGGCGGACACTGCGGCCAAGCGGCTGCAGTCGTTCAACTTCCAGGACCGCTACGTGCGGCACACCAACTTCGACGTCCGCATCGACCAGAACGTCACCAACGACGACGCCAGATTCCGGCCGCGACCGGGTCTGGCCGGCTCCGGCACCGTCTCCTTCGAGTCGGTCAACTTCCCCGGCTACTACCTGCGCAGCGACGGAGCCGACTTCCAGCTCGTGCACAACGACGGCACCACCCAGTTCGCCGACGACGCCACCTTCCGCCAAGTCGCCGGGCTCGCCGACTCGACCTGGTCCTCGTTCCAGTCGTACAACCATCCCGACCGCTACATCCGCCACTACGCCTTCCAGTTGAAACTCGAAACGATCACCACCGCTACAGCACGCGGCGACGCCACCTTCCGCCTGACGAGCTGA
- a CDS encoding ABC transporter permease, which translates to MSTLGEQLPPQRERAWKRAAADLALGARFAVSGGREGWVRMTLTGVGVGLGVALLLLCTALPNVFAARHRVEEARFDNTFVSSDKVPPKADDTFLIADTDTTWHDDDIRGRLVEPEGRRAPLPPGVDGYPAKGEMVVSPALRDLLASDGAALLRARLPYEITGTIGESGLIGSHELAYYAGASGLNPTDGSPVHRLNRYGRPDSPDPSDTASEETDPVLLLMILVVFVVLLAPVAVFIAAAVRFGGERRDRRLAALRLIGSDSRMTRRIAAGEALAGALLGLVVGAGFFLLGRQTLGSTEVLGVSVWPGYLDPSPALAALVAVAIPVAAVLVTLLAMRGVVVEPLGVVRAARQRRRRLWWRLLPPLAGLAMLYPSIGKGRDNGDYNTYLVTGGVLLLLTGITALLPWVVEAAVDRLGKGPLSWQLAVRRLQLSSGTAARMVNGIAVAVAGAIALQMLFTGTQSQYVKATGQDPGRVQMEVDFSDRKPLSGVERAFTGTKGVRAAVALAMSQYGDARRDPKNTNGLTVGSCTALRELATLPSCKDGDVFVTRTRSGYTDTRNDAEIAVVKPGRRLYIDPSYGDATERGLEAPWTVPANVRVVDARKDSLGDANSLLVTPAALPAEAAPALYSAGVYLRLDPAVSGSREYVRNVVARIDPLAHDYSWSATQEDAMYASVRTGLFVGSAFVLALIGASLLVSQLEQLRERRKLLSALVAFGTRRRTLSLSVLWQTALPVGLGLVLAATVGVSLGTVLLKMTRTPVAMDWSSVLTMTGVGAAVVAVVTLLSLPPLLRMMRPDGLRTE; encoded by the coding sequence ATGAGCACGCTCGGCGAGCAGCTCCCGCCCCAGCGCGAGCGAGCGTGGAAGAGGGCGGCCGCGGACCTGGCGCTGGGGGCCCGCTTCGCGGTCAGCGGCGGGCGCGAGGGCTGGGTCCGGATGACCCTCACCGGCGTGGGCGTGGGCCTCGGCGTGGCACTGCTCCTGCTGTGCACCGCCCTGCCCAACGTGTTCGCCGCCCGCCACCGGGTGGAGGAGGCCCGCTTCGACAACACGTTCGTGTCCTCCGACAAGGTCCCGCCGAAGGCCGACGACACCTTCCTGATCGCCGACACCGACACCACCTGGCACGACGACGACATCCGCGGCCGCCTCGTCGAACCCGAAGGCCGCCGGGCGCCGCTGCCGCCGGGTGTCGACGGCTACCCGGCCAAGGGCGAGATGGTGGTCTCCCCCGCGCTCAGGGACCTCCTCGCCTCGGACGGCGCCGCTCTGCTGCGCGCACGTCTGCCCTACGAAATCACCGGCACGATCGGCGAGAGCGGCCTCATCGGCTCGCACGAACTGGCCTACTACGCGGGCGCCTCGGGGCTGAATCCCACGGACGGCTCCCCCGTGCACCGGCTGAACCGGTACGGCCGACCCGACTCCCCGGACCCCTCGGACACGGCGTCCGAGGAGACCGACCCGGTGCTGCTGCTCATGATCCTCGTCGTGTTCGTGGTGCTGCTGGCCCCGGTCGCCGTGTTCATCGCCGCGGCCGTCCGCTTCGGCGGCGAGCGCCGCGACCGCCGACTGGCCGCGCTGCGCCTGATCGGCTCGGACAGCCGCATGACCCGGCGGATCGCGGCGGGCGAGGCACTCGCCGGAGCCCTCCTCGGCCTGGTCGTCGGCGCCGGCTTCTTCCTCCTCGGCCGTCAGACCCTGGGCTCCACCGAGGTGCTGGGCGTCAGCGTCTGGCCCGGTTACCTCGACCCCTCCCCCGCGCTCGCCGCGCTGGTCGCGGTGGCGATCCCGGTCGCCGCCGTCCTCGTCACGCTGCTCGCGATGCGCGGCGTCGTGGTGGAACCGCTCGGCGTCGTGCGCGCGGCCAGGCAGCGCCGCCGCCGGCTGTGGTGGCGACTGCTGCCGCCGCTCGCCGGCCTCGCGATGCTCTACCCGTCGATCGGCAAGGGCCGCGACAACGGCGACTACAACACGTACCTCGTCACCGGCGGCGTCCTGCTGCTGCTGACCGGCATCACCGCGCTGCTCCCGTGGGTCGTGGAAGCGGCCGTCGACCGTCTCGGCAAGGGCCCGCTGTCCTGGCAGCTCGCCGTACGGCGGCTGCAACTGAGCAGCGGGACCGCCGCCCGCATGGTCAACGGCATCGCCGTCGCCGTGGCCGGAGCCATCGCCCTTCAGATGCTGTTCACCGGAACGCAGAGCCAGTACGTCAAGGCCACCGGCCAGGATCCCGGCCGGGTCCAGATGGAGGTCGACTTCAGCGACCGCAAGCCGCTGTCCGGCGTCGAGCGCGCGTTCACCGGCACCAAAGGGGTCCGGGCCGCGGTGGCTCTGGCCATGTCCCAGTACGGAGACGCGCGTCGCGACCCGAAGAACACCAACGGTCTGACGGTGGGCAGTTGCACCGCCCTGCGCGAACTCGCCACGCTGCCCTCCTGCAAGGACGGCGACGTGTTCGTGACGCGCACCAGGAGCGGCTACACCGACACCCGCAACGACGCCGAGATCGCCGTGGTGAAGCCCGGACGCCGCCTCTACATCGACCCCTCGTACGGCGACGCCACCGAACGCGGCCTCGAGGCGCCCTGGACCGTGCCGGCGAACGTGCGGGTGGTGGACGCGCGCAAGGACTCGCTGGGAGACGCCAACAGTCTGCTGGTCACTCCCGCCGCGCTGCCCGCCGAGGCCGCGCCCGCGTTGTACTCGGCCGGGGTCTACCTGCGCCTGGACCCCGCGGTTTCCGGGTCACGCGAGTACGTGCGCAACGTCGTCGCCCGGATCGACCCCCTGGCGCACGACTACAGCTGGTCGGCGACCCAGGAGGACGCCATGTACGCGTCCGTCCGCACCGGCCTGTTCGTCGGCTCCGCATTCGTGCTGGCGCTGATCGGCGCGAGTCTGCTGGTCTCCCAGCTGGAGCAGTTGCGCGAGCGCCGCAAGCTGCTCTCCGCGCTGGTCGCCTTCGGCACCCGGCGCCGGACGCTGAGCCTGTCGGTGCTGTGGCAGACGGCCCTCCCGGTGGGGCTCGGCCTCGTCCTGGCGGCGACGGTGGGCGTCAGCCTCGGCACGGTGCTGCTGAAGATGACCCGTACACCGGTGGCCATGGACTGGTCGAGCGTCCTGACCATGACGGGCGTGGGCGCGGCCGTGGTCGCCGTGGTGACCCTGCTCAGCCTGCCGCCGCTGCTGCGGATGATGCGCCCGGACGGCCTGCGCACCGAATAA